One stretch of Muribaculum intestinale DNA includes these proteins:
- a CDS encoding ISAs1 family transposase, which produces MQIEIFSKVKDPRDLGKVKHELEDVLRMALIGVLCDCEDCDDISDMVTDREEEFKAAGLLKLSNGVPCGDTILRVVESVNPAQLRASLDCCRGHIIESLCGNQVIIDGKKLRGENPRSPGCHGLYILNAWVSETEICVAEKPVDGKTNELTVLPSVLSSLWLTGALVSVDAMGTHRNIAEQIILQGGDYLMALKDNQPILKGLTESIFSRTTPISVYTTEEKGHGRVEKRTCSIMDTTLLEQEGMYEKWPGLKRIIKMERERTENGARSRETIYYLSSVEKDEASYYAMRIRAHWGIENKLHWHLDVTFREDMCRVRAKNGAVNFSAMRKYALEMLKKQNDKLSLKRRRKKCMWSTEYLYKVFKDS; this is translated from the coding sequence ATGCAAATAGAAATTTTCAGCAAAGTAAAAGACCCGCGTGACTTGGGCAAGGTTAAACATGAGCTCGAGGATGTGCTCCGAATGGCACTCATCGGCGTGTTGTGTGATTGTGAGGACTGTGACGACATATCGGATATGGTTACAGACCGAGAGGAAGAATTCAAGGCCGCCGGATTGCTGAAGCTTAGCAACGGCGTCCCGTGTGGTGACACGATACTTCGTGTTGTAGAGTCTGTCAATCCCGCTCAGCTCCGGGCAAGTCTTGATTGCTGCCGAGGCCACATAATCGAATCCCTGTGCGGCAATCAGGTCATCATTGACGGTAAGAAACTGCGGGGTGAAAATCCCAGGAGTCCCGGATGCCACGGACTGTATATCCTCAATGCGTGGGTATCTGAAACAGAAATCTGCGTTGCCGAAAAGCCGGTGGATGGCAAGACCAACGAACTTACGGTTCTGCCGTCCGTATTGTCCTCTTTATGGCTTACAGGGGCATTGGTTTCAGTCGACGCAATGGGGACCCACCGTAATATCGCAGAACAGATCATACTCCAGGGCGGCGACTATCTGATGGCGCTTAAAGACAATCAGCCGATACTCAAGGGCTTGACGGAAAGTATCTTTAGTCGCACTACTCCAATATCGGTATACACAACCGAGGAAAAGGGGCACGGAAGAGTTGAGAAGAGAACCTGTTCAATTATGGATACGACACTTTTGGAACAGGAGGGAATGTACGAGAAGTGGCCCGGTCTTAAACGTATCATAAAGATGGAGCGTGAGCGTACTGAGAACGGTGCCCGCTCGCGTGAAACAATCTACTATCTCAGCAGCGTGGAGAAAGATGAGGCTTCTTACTATGCGATGCGTATTCGTGCGCACTGGGGTATCGAGAACAAACTGCACTGGCATCTCGACGTGACGTTTCGGGAAGATATGTGCCGCGTACGCGCCAAGAATGGCGCTGTCAATTTTTCAGCGATGCGCAAGTATGCATTGGAAATGCTTAAAAAGCAGAACGATAAACTCAGCCTTAAACGAAGACGCAAAAAATGTATGTGGAGCACTGAATATCTGTACAAAGTCTTTAAGGATAGTTAA
- a CDS encoding acyltransferase family protein, producing the protein MLIENKLPKLQNIIVLRTFAIIAVVLYHCYCPWLEAWNWYKCEYRSLYSFIFETVLVGRMPLFVCVSGYLFSHLYLDRGKYHEFGNFLQNKIKRLLVPCMLFTGLMCLILQLNYVENIVGYGFHLWFLKMLFFCFMTTWLCAKYIHQIKLDIIAICISIIMMFISMPKFLGIGQYFKYYFFFLGGYMLYKYRYQLKFLYNKYFATLLMTFFTLICIICAWRYLAQPQLANGDIIHLDKVVMICRMLLRPLTILIAFIIVDFYLKHNTTLVNTFDHMNKLSYGIYLFHMLFLQIIHKYYFSYTQSVCEIHYIISPIIFFIIILSLSILFQGWRMRFNSNSVKNSPDYVK; encoded by the coding sequence ATGTTAATTGAAAATAAATTACCAAAACTTCAAAATATTATAGTATTAAGGACTTTTGCAATTATTGCAGTAGTCCTATATCATTGTTATTGTCCTTGGTTAGAAGCCTGGAATTGGTATAAATGTGAGTATCGTTCTCTTTATTCTTTTATTTTCGAAACTGTCTTAGTCGGACGAATGCCATTATTTGTCTGTGTATCAGGATATCTTTTCTCTCATTTATATCTTGACAGAGGAAAATATCATGAGTTTGGCAATTTCTTGCAAAATAAGATAAAACGACTTCTTGTTCCATGCATGCTTTTTACCGGTCTGATGTGTTTGATTCTCCAACTTAACTATGTTGAAAACATCGTTGGTTATGGATTCCATTTATGGTTTTTGAAAATGCTGTTTTTTTGCTTCATGACAACTTGGTTATGTGCAAAATATATACATCAGATCAAACTTGATATTATAGCAATATGTATAAGCATCATAATGATGTTCATATCAATGCCTAAATTTCTTGGAATAGGACAATACTTTAAGTATTACTTTTTCTTCTTAGGAGGGTATATGCTATATAAATATCGTTACCAACTGAAATTTTTATATAATAAATATTTCGCAACATTATTAATGACTTTTTTCACCTTAATTTGTATTATATGCGCATGGCGATATCTAGCTCAACCTCAGCTTGCTAATGGCGATATCATACATCTTGATAAAGTCGTTATGATATGCAGAATGCTTTTAAGACCATTGACTATTTTAATTGCCTTTATTATTGTTGATTTTTATCTTAAACATAATACCACATTAGTTAATACATTCGATCATATGAATAAACTAAGCTATGGAATATATCTGTTTCATATGCTTTTCCTCCAAATTATCCACAAATATTATTTTTCTTACACACAAAGTGTATGTGAAATTCATTATATAATATCACCAATTATATTCTTCATCATAATCTTATCATTAAGTATATTATTTCAGGGCTGGCGCATGAGATTTAACTCAAATTCAGTCAAAAATTCACCTGATTATGTGAAATAA
- a CDS encoding acyltransferase family protein produces MIKRLGYIDCLKGFAIFLVVLGHVVQNYNLMDSWIFRIIYSFHMPLFMFMSGYCFDLFAKVTGKKLTLYA; encoded by the coding sequence ATGATAAAAAGGCTTGGTTATATTGATTGCCTGAAAGGATTTGCAATCTTTCTCGTTGTCTTAGGGCATGTTGTCCAAAATTATAATCTGATGGACTCGTGGATTTTCCGGATTATTTATTCGTTCCATATGCCATTGTTCATGTTTATGAGCGGATACTGCTTTGACCTGTTTGCTAAAGTGACCGGCAAAAAGCTGACTTTATACGCTTGA
- a CDS encoding glycosyltransferase family 2 protein, with protein sequence MLFSVLMSLYAKERPDFLRQSLDSIFSQTIAPTEVVIVEDGPLTTDLYSVLDEFELNHAEIKRVALKENGGLGNALNEGLKYCSHEIVARMDTDDIALPNRFESQIDIFNTYPDVQVVSCWIDEFEGNPMNIVSTRKIPEFPFEIYKYGKKRCPINHPASVFRKSAILFAGGYRHFPLFEDYYLWVRLLLNGAKFYNIQESLLLFRSSSDVFKRRGGLKHALEEVKFQNHIRAIGYINMLQMVVNITIRFTTRIVPNSLRGFIYKKLLR encoded by the coding sequence ATGTTATTTTCTGTTTTGATGTCGCTCTACGCCAAAGAACGGCCCGACTTTCTGCGTCAAAGTCTCGACAGCATATTTAGCCAGACAATAGCACCTACTGAAGTTGTTATTGTAGAAGACGGTCCACTTACTACAGATTTATACTCTGTACTTGATGAATTTGAGTTAAATCATGCTGAAATCAAACGTGTAGCACTTAAAGAAAATGGAGGGTTAGGTAATGCACTTAATGAAGGGTTGAAATACTGTTCACATGAGATAGTGGCACGAATGGATACTGATGATATTGCACTTCCCAATCGTTTTGAAAGTCAGATAGACATATTTAACACATACCCTGATGTGCAGGTTGTAAGTTGTTGGATTGACGAATTTGAGGGTAACCCTATGAACATTGTTTCTACCAGGAAAATACCTGAATTCCCATTTGAAATTTATAAATATGGGAAAAAACGGTGTCCAATTAATCATCCTGCATCTGTATTTCGTAAAAGTGCAATTTTATTTGCTGGTGGATATCGGCATTTTCCTTTATTTGAAGATTATTATCTTTGGGTACGTTTACTATTAAATGGTGCTAAATTTTACAATATTCAAGAGTCATTATTGCTTTTTCGCTCATCTTCAGATGTGTTTAAACGTCGAGGTGGACTAAAGCATGCATTGGAAGAAGTAAAATTCCAAAATCACATACGGGCAATCGGATATATAAATATGTTACAAATGGTTGTAAACATTACGATTCGATTTACCACACGAATAGTTCCTAATTCATTGCGTGGATTTATATATAAAAAGCTACTCCGCTAA